From a single Alkalihalophilus pseudofirmus genomic region:
- the gpr gene encoding GPR endopeptidase, producing MPKELNLEQYQIRTDLAVEAHQLAVEEQERKAPGEQESQNVSGVQIEEEVIDDVKVIKVIIDEVGAKRLGKKQGSYLTFESQGIRKKDTDIQEKMERVFASQFHQFMTDIGIKEEDTCLVVGLGNWNVTPDALGPIAAENLLITRHLFELAPEQVQGGYRPVSAVTPGVMGLTGIETSDVIFGIIEKTKPDFVIAIDALASRSIERVNATIQVSDTGIHPGSGVGNKRKELSKDTLGIPVIAVGIPTVVDAVSITSDTIDYVLKHFGREMKEGNAPSRSLAPAGMTFGEKRVLTDEDLPNDEKKQTILGMVGTLPEEEKRQLIREVLSPLGHNLMVTPKEVDVFIDDMANVIAQGLNAALHKKVNQDNVGSYTH from the coding sequence ATGCCTAAAGAATTAAACCTTGAACAATATCAAATACGCACTGATCTAGCTGTGGAAGCTCATCAGTTAGCAGTTGAAGAGCAAGAGAGAAAGGCTCCAGGAGAACAAGAATCACAAAATGTCAGCGGTGTGCAGATTGAAGAAGAAGTGATTGATGATGTTAAAGTAATTAAAGTAATCATTGATGAAGTAGGAGCAAAGCGTCTTGGGAAAAAGCAAGGCTCATATTTAACATTTGAATCTCAGGGGATTAGAAAAAAAGATACTGACATTCAAGAAAAAATGGAAAGAGTTTTTGCAAGTCAGTTTCATCAGTTTATGACCGACATCGGAATCAAGGAAGAGGATACTTGTTTAGTTGTCGGCTTAGGGAATTGGAATGTAACACCTGATGCACTTGGTCCGATCGCAGCTGAAAATTTACTGATTACTCGTCACCTGTTTGAGCTCGCACCTGAACAGGTTCAAGGAGGATATCGTCCTGTTAGTGCAGTCACCCCTGGAGTTATGGGGCTGACAGGTATTGAAACGAGTGATGTGATTTTTGGTATTATAGAAAAAACAAAACCTGACTTCGTGATTGCGATTGATGCCTTAGCGTCACGTTCCATTGAGCGAGTGAATGCGACGATTCAAGTTTCTGATACAGGCATTCATCCTGGAAGCGGGGTTGGAAACAAACGAAAAGAGCTGAGCAAAGATACGCTTGGGATTCCGGTTATTGCTGTTGGGATTCCAACGGTGGTCGATGCGGTGTCAATTACGAGTGATACGATTGATTATGTGTTAAAGCATTTTGGTCGCGAAATGAAAGAAGGTAATGCTCCGTCTCGTTCCCTTGCCCCAGCAGGGATGACATTTGGCGAGAAGCGGGTGTTAACGGATGAAGATCTGCCAAATGACGAGAAAAAGCAAACAATTCTCGGAATGGTCGGCACGCTTCCAGAAGAAGAGAAACGTCAGCTGATTAGAGAAGTCCTCTCTCCGCTTGGACATAATTTAATGGTCACTCCAAAAGAAGTTGATGTTTTTATTGATGATATGGCCAATGTCATTGCGCAAGGCCTGAACGCAGCTCTTCACAAAAAAGTGAATCAAGATAATGTTGGTTCCTACACACATTAA
- a CDS encoding stage II sporulation protein P has protein sequence MRRRGFHGFTVKVNRTSLKRLAALIIVGVMSLFIFTGVLTSFEPGYGMASSSINQWANGLEGEDFVHLLGMENQYFKQELPPDAEAMSLSGVAFQVATSINPDDPRSLLGRELPGFSLFDGQIIVAGEGTDYTNLPFESAPPLEVIMAEREATKESLAKLEELKQAGDNLQGSTDGRKVAHIIHSHNTESFLPELKTDVVNEAFHGEVNITLVGEKLSQELEKRGIGTEIEERDVQGALKNRGWQYAQSYDASREFVKEAIAQNDDLQFFFDLHRDTLSRDKTTVTINGVEYGRTVFVVGGDHSNYEHNLKLAEELHDMLEEKYPGLSRGVILKAGRGTNGKFNQDLSKQSMLVEFGGVHNSLEEVYRSAEALADVFADYYWNAEAVDGTDDVETEEAVDGTDDVETEEAVDVSAADGEEEEK, from the coding sequence ATGCGAAGACGGGGATTTCATGGATTTACCGTAAAAGTCAATCGGACGAGCTTAAAACGTCTAGCTGCATTAATCATAGTTGGCGTGATGTCCCTTTTTATATTTACAGGTGTACTCACTTCCTTTGAGCCGGGATATGGAATGGCTTCTTCCTCTATAAATCAATGGGCTAATGGTCTGGAAGGAGAAGACTTTGTTCACCTTCTTGGAATGGAGAATCAGTATTTTAAACAAGAGCTTCCACCTGATGCTGAGGCTATGAGTCTCTCTGGTGTAGCGTTTCAAGTGGCGACAAGTATTAATCCGGATGATCCAAGAAGTCTGTTGGGGCGAGAGCTGCCAGGCTTTTCATTATTTGACGGCCAGATTATTGTAGCGGGTGAAGGAACAGATTATACAAACTTGCCGTTTGAGTCAGCTCCCCCTCTAGAAGTAATAATGGCAGAGCGTGAGGCGACAAAAGAAAGTTTGGCAAAGCTTGAGGAATTAAAGCAGGCAGGAGATAATCTGCAAGGCTCGACAGATGGCAGAAAAGTAGCGCATATTATTCATTCTCATAATACCGAATCTTTTTTACCAGAGCTTAAAACAGACGTAGTAAATGAAGCCTTTCATGGTGAGGTTAATATCACTTTAGTCGGAGAGAAGTTATCTCAAGAACTTGAAAAAAGAGGGATCGGAACAGAAATAGAGGAACGTGATGTGCAAGGTGCTCTAAAAAATAGAGGCTGGCAATACGCACAATCGTATGATGCATCTCGTGAATTTGTAAAAGAAGCCATAGCACAAAATGATGACCTGCAATTTTTCTTTGATCTTCACCGCGATACGCTCTCAAGGGATAAAACGACTGTAACCATAAATGGTGTTGAATATGGACGGACAGTATTTGTAGTAGGCGGGGATCATTCAAATTATGAACATAATCTTAAATTAGCAGAAGAGCTGCATGACATGCTTGAAGAGAAATATCCTGGACTAAGCCGTGGGGTAATTTTAAAAGCAGGCCGAGGTACAAATGGTAAATTTAATCAAGATTTATCGAAACAATCAATGCTGGTTGAATTTGGCGGTGTGCATAACTCACTTGAAGAGGTCTATCGTTCTGCAGAAGCGCTGGCTGATGTGTTTGCTGATTATTATTGGAATGCAGAAGCGGTAGATGGGACAGACGATGTAGAAACAGAAGAAGCGGTGGATGGGACAGACGATGTAGAAACAGAAGAAGCGGTGGATGTAAGCGCAGCAGACGGAGAAGAGGAGGAAAAATGA
- the lepA gene encoding translation elongation factor 4 translates to MNNNDRIERQKKIRNFSIIAHIDHGKSTLADRILEKTGALTDREMKDQTLDAMDLERERGITIKLNAVQLTYTAKDGEEYIFHLIDTPGHVDFTYEVSRSLAACEGALLIVDSAQGIEAQTLANVYLALDNDLEILPVINKIDLPSAEPERVKQEVEDVIGLDASDAVLASAKNGIGIEEILEQVVEKVPAPTGDPNAPLKALIFDSLYDSYRGVVAYIRIIDGTVKPGQKIKMMATGKEFEVTEIGVFTPKAEKRDELTVGDVGFLTAAIKNVGDTRVGDTITNAVNPASEPLPGYRRMNPMVYCGLYPIDTNDYNDLREALERLELNDASLQYEPETSQALGFGFRCGFLGLLHMEIIQERIEREFGISLITTAPSVVYKVQLTSGEDLQIDNPSNMPDAQKIDYVEEPYVKAKVMVPNDYVGSVMELCQGKRGIFIDMQYLDENRVQIVYEIPLSEIVYDFFDQLKSNTKGYASFDYELIGYKQSKLVKMDILLNSEKVDALSVIVHRDSAYDRGKIIVEKLKELIPRQQFEVPVQASIGQKVIARSTIKAMRKNVLAKCYGGDISRKRKLLEKQKEGKKRMKSVGNVEVPQEAFMAVLRMDE, encoded by the coding sequence ATGAATAACAATGACCGCATAGAGCGCCAGAAGAAAATCCGAAATTTCTCGATCATTGCTCACATTGACCACGGAAAGTCAACGTTAGCTGATCGTATTTTAGAGAAAACAGGCGCCCTGACTGACCGTGAAATGAAAGACCAAACGCTTGATGCAATGGACCTTGAGCGCGAGCGTGGAATTACAATTAAATTAAATGCTGTTCAATTAACCTATACAGCTAAAGACGGCGAAGAATATATTTTCCACTTAATTGATACTCCAGGACATGTAGATTTTACATATGAAGTATCGAGAAGTTTAGCAGCTTGTGAAGGGGCTTTGTTAATTGTTGACTCAGCACAAGGCATTGAAGCGCAAACTCTTGCCAATGTTTATTTGGCCCTTGATAATGATCTTGAGATCTTGCCGGTCATCAATAAAATTGACCTTCCAAGTGCAGAGCCTGAGCGCGTGAAACAAGAGGTAGAGGATGTAATCGGTCTTGATGCATCTGATGCTGTACTTGCATCTGCAAAAAATGGAATTGGAATTGAAGAGATCTTAGAGCAAGTGGTCGAAAAGGTACCTGCACCAACTGGTGACCCGAACGCCCCGCTTAAAGCCTTAATTTTTGATTCTCTATATGATTCATATCGCGGTGTCGTAGCTTATATTCGTATTATTGATGGCACAGTGAAGCCTGGCCAGAAGATTAAAATGATGGCTACAGGAAAAGAATTTGAAGTAACTGAGATTGGGGTATTTACTCCAAAAGCAGAAAAACGTGATGAGCTGACTGTCGGAGATGTAGGATTTTTAACGGCTGCAATTAAAAATGTCGGCGATACGCGTGTCGGTGATACGATTACGAATGCTGTGAACCCGGCATCTGAGCCACTGCCAGGCTACCGTCGCATGAATCCGATGGTATACTGTGGTCTTTACCCAATCGATACAAATGATTACAATGACCTTCGTGAAGCTCTTGAGCGTCTTGAGTTAAATGATGCGTCATTGCAATATGAGCCAGAAACATCTCAGGCGCTAGGTTTTGGTTTCCGCTGCGGATTCTTAGGACTTTTGCACATGGAAATCATTCAAGAGCGTATTGAACGTGAATTTGGTATCTCTCTTATTACTACAGCACCAAGTGTTGTGTACAAGGTTCAGCTGACTAGTGGGGAAGACCTTCAAATTGATAATCCGTCTAATATGCCTGATGCACAAAAGATTGATTATGTGGAAGAGCCTTATGTAAAAGCAAAAGTAATGGTTCCAAATGATTATGTAGGTTCAGTAATGGAGCTTTGCCAAGGTAAACGTGGAATTTTCATTGACATGCAATACTTAGATGAGAACCGTGTACAAATTGTTTATGAAATTCCTTTATCTGAAATTGTCTATGACTTCTTTGATCAATTAAAATCAAATACAAAAGGTTATGCTTCATTTGATTATGAGTTGATCGGCTATAAACAATCTAAGCTGGTTAAAATGGATATCTTGTTAAATAGTGAGAAGGTCGATGCCCTATCGGTTATTGTTCACCGCGATTCAGCTTATGACCGAGGCAAAATCATTGTTGAAAAGTTAAAAGAGTTAATCCCTCGTCAGCAATTTGAAGTGCCTGTTCAAGCTAGTATTGGACAAAAAGTTATTGCAAGATCTACGATTAAAGCGATGCGTAAAAATGTACTTGCTAAATGTTACGGCGGGGATATCTCACGTAAACGTAAGCTTCTTGAGAAGCAAAAAGAAGGTAAGAAGCGAATGAAGTCTGTTGGTAACGTGGAAGTACCGCAAGAAGCCTTCATGGCCGTTCTTCGTATGGATGAATAA
- the hemW gene encoding radical SAM family heme chaperone HemW yields the protein MRTAAYIHIPFCEHICHYCDFNKVFLKNQPVDEYIQALLHEMHMTINEAKPDQLKTIYVGGGTPTALTAAQLRTLFAGMHSILPMEQIEEFTVEVNPDSSEEEKLTVMKEYGVNRLSIGVQSFDQSLLDAIGRTHSSDSVHDAVKRSREAGFDNLSLDLMFGLPHQSVEQFIDTIEKAAELGVEHLSAYSLKIEEKTVFFNRQRKGKLSLPPEEDEVTMYEELRKRTKAHGLVQYEISNFAKPGRESKHNLVYWNNDEYYGFGAGAHGYVNGVRHQNIGPVPKYIEAVNQKKLPYLNEHKVSKVEQIEEAMFMGLRKLNGVDLDELSKRYDKDLNKLYHDQIKDLSERGLLVSEQGMLKLTNEGLLLANEVFEQFLAVLED from the coding sequence ATGAGGACAGCAGCATATATTCACATCCCTTTTTGTGAGCATATTTGTCACTATTGTGATTTTAATAAAGTATTTTTGAAAAACCAGCCGGTCGATGAGTACATTCAAGCACTGCTTCACGAAATGCATATGACGATTAATGAAGCAAAGCCCGATCAGCTTAAAACAATCTATGTCGGCGGTGGAACCCCTACCGCTTTAACGGCTGCTCAGTTACGAACTCTATTTGCCGGAATGCATTCGATCCTTCCTATGGAGCAGATTGAGGAATTTACGGTGGAAGTTAATCCAGATAGCAGTGAAGAAGAAAAGCTTACTGTTATGAAAGAATACGGTGTGAATCGTCTTAGCATCGGAGTGCAGTCCTTTGATCAATCACTATTAGACGCGATCGGCCGAACGCACTCAAGTGATAGTGTGCATGACGCTGTTAAGCGGAGCAGAGAAGCAGGCTTTGATAATCTATCGCTTGACCTAATGTTTGGTCTGCCGCATCAATCGGTCGAACAATTTATTGATACGATTGAAAAAGCAGCTGAATTAGGGGTAGAACATCTATCTGCTTATTCATTGAAAATTGAAGAGAAGACAGTGTTTTTTAATCGTCAGCGCAAGGGGAAATTAAGTTTGCCTCCTGAAGAAGATGAGGTAACAATGTATGAAGAGCTTAGAAAACGTACGAAAGCTCATGGACTCGTACAATATGAAATCTCCAACTTCGCTAAGCCTGGACGTGAGAGTAAGCATAATCTCGTTTATTGGAATAACGATGAATATTATGGTTTCGGTGCTGGGGCTCACGGGTATGTAAATGGCGTTCGCCATCAAAACATTGGTCCTGTGCCAAAGTATATAGAAGCTGTAAATCAAAAAAAGCTACCTTACCTTAATGAACATAAAGTCAGTAAAGTAGAACAAATTGAAGAAGCGATGTTTATGGGCCTGAGAAAGCTTAACGGGGTAGATCTTGACGAGTTATCTAAACGCTACGATAAAGACCTTAACAAGCTCTATCACGATCAAATAAAGGATTTATCTGAGCGAGGGTTGCTAGTTAGTGAGCAAGGTATGCTAAAACTGACAAACGAGGGACTGTTGTTAGCCAATGAAGTATTTGAACAGTTTCTTGCTGTGTTAGAGGATTAG
- the hrcA gene encoding heat-inducible transcriptional repressor HrcA gives MLTDRQLLILHAIVDDYIRSAEPVGSRSISKREDITFSPATIRNDMADLEELGFLEKPHSSAGRIPSQKGYRYYVDNMLMPHDLTEDEQANIRTIFSDRMQEIEQVIQQSAKLLSNMTSYISIVLGPEMFEAKLRSLQIIPLAKGSAILILVTDTGHVENQTIQLPDTIEASDIERVVNILNDRLMGVPLFKLRQKLNTEVSKVMRAHVTNYEQILSSLEHSLTNERSEKVFYSGKTNLLSQPEFRDVDKVRMLLNMLEEDQLMQQILRAPHQGIQVKIGQENNLEAFDSCSMITATYSIGGKHMGTIGILGPTRMEYRRVIGVVDSVSKDLTKLLTNLYHES, from the coding sequence ATGTTAACAGATAGACAATTGTTAATTCTGCACGCCATAGTTGATGATTATATCCGGTCGGCAGAGCCAGTCGGTTCTCGCAGCATCTCTAAGCGAGAAGATATAACATTTAGTCCAGCGACGATCAGAAATGACATGGCTGACCTAGAGGAACTCGGCTTTTTAGAGAAGCCTCACAGCTCTGCAGGACGTATTCCGTCTCAAAAAGGGTACAGGTATTACGTTGATAACATGCTCATGCCTCATGATCTGACTGAAGATGAGCAAGCTAATATCCGTACGATCTTTTCTGATCGAATGCAGGAGATTGAACAAGTCATTCAACAGTCAGCAAAGCTATTGTCTAATATGACAAGCTATATTTCGATTGTTCTAGGTCCTGAAATGTTTGAAGCTAAGCTTCGCTCGCTTCAGATCATTCCCCTTGCTAAAGGGTCGGCTATCCTTATCTTGGTAACTGACACAGGACATGTAGAAAATCAAACGATCCAGCTGCCAGATACGATTGAGGCTTCTGATATCGAACGAGTGGTAAACATTTTAAATGACCGCTTAATGGGTGTCCCGCTATTTAAGCTTCGTCAAAAATTGAATACAGAAGTGAGCAAAGTGATGCGTGCACATGTCACAAACTATGAACAGATCCTGTCTTCACTTGAACACTCACTTACTAATGAACGTTCAGAAAAAGTCTTCTACAGTGGTAAAACGAATCTTTTATCGCAGCCAGAATTTCGTGACGTTGATAAAGTGAGAATGCTGTTAAACATGCTTGAAGAAGATCAGCTGATGCAGCAGATTCTTCGTGCTCCACATCAAGGAATACAGGTGAAAATAGGGCAGGAAAACAATCTTGAAGCCTTTGATTCATGCAGCATGATTACAGCGACGTATTCGATTGGCGGCAAGCATATGGGAACAATCGGTATCTTAGGACCAACGCGTATGGAATACCGTCGTGTTATCGGAGTGGTAGACTCGGTTTCAAAAGATTTAACAAAGCTTCTAACTAACTTGTATCACGAAAGTTAA
- the grpE gene encoding nucleotide exchange factor GrpE — translation MTEKDTNTLEDELKAEDTEQEAVDTDQNEASASDETEVVEAEENPLEAQVAELNNRMLRVQADYDNFRRRSREEKEAAAKYRSQALIEGLLPVVDNFERALLVKPESEEAQSLLSGMEMVYRQLKDTLKNEGVEVIETTGQSFDPHLHQAVMQVSEDGFESNQIVEELQKGYKLKDRVLRPSMVKVNA, via the coding sequence ATGACTGAAAAAGACACAAACACACTAGAAGATGAACTAAAAGCAGAAGATACTGAGCAAGAAGCAGTTGATACAGATCAAAACGAAGCATCAGCATCTGATGAAACAGAAGTGGTGGAAGCAGAAGAAAATCCCCTTGAAGCACAAGTTGCGGAGTTAAACAATCGTATGCTGCGTGTTCAAGCTGATTATGATAATTTCCGTCGCCGTTCTCGCGAAGAAAAAGAGGCGGCTGCAAAATATCGCTCTCAAGCACTAATTGAAGGTTTACTTCCAGTTGTTGATAATTTTGAGCGTGCCCTTCTCGTTAAGCCTGAATCAGAAGAAGCACAATCTCTTCTAAGCGGTATGGAAATGGTGTACCGTCAATTAAAAGATACACTTAAAAATGAAGGTGTTGAAGTAATTGAAACAACGGGACAATCGTTTGATCCGCACTTGCATCAAGCAGTAATGCAGGTAAGTGAAGACGGGTTTGAATCAAATCAAATCGTGGAAGAATTACAAAAGGGTTATAAATTAAAGGATCGCGTCTTAAGACCTTCTATGGTCAAAGTAAACGCGTAA
- the dnaK gene encoding molecular chaperone DnaK, whose translation MSKIIGIDLGTTNSCVAVMEGGEATVIPNPEGNRTTPSVVAFKDGERQVGEVAKRQAITNPNTIMSIKRHIGTDYKETIDGKEYSPQEISAIILQKLKSDAEAYLGEKVTKAVITVPAYFNDSQRQATKDAGKIAGLEVERIVNEPTAAALAYGLEKEEDQTILVYDLGGGTFDVSILELGEGFFEVKATSGDNKLGGDDFDEVIINHLVDQFKKDNGIDLSQDKMAMQRLKDAAEKAKKDLSGVTQTQISLPFITADATGPKHLELSLSRAKFEELSSDLVERTLGPTRRAMQDAGLSASEIDKIVLVGGSTRIPAVQEAIKKLTGKDPHKGVNPDEVVALGAAVQAGVLTGDVKDVVLLDVTPLSLGIETMGGVFTKLIDRNTTIPTSKSQVFSTAADNQPSVDIHVLQGEREMAAYNKTLGRFQLTDIPPAPRGVPQIEVTFDIDANGIVNVKAKDLGTNKEQSITITSSSGLSDEEIEKMVKDAEANAEEDKKRREEVELRNEADQLVFTTEKTLKDLGDNVEQEEKDKAEAAKDKLKAAIEADNLEEIKTAKDELQEIVMALSTKLYEQAAQAAQQAEGAEGADAKQDDNVVDADYEEVKEEEKK comes from the coding sequence ATGAGTAAAATTATTGGAATTGACCTTGGTACAACTAACTCATGTGTGGCAGTAATGGAAGGCGGGGAAGCAACAGTTATCCCTAATCCAGAAGGTAACCGTACAACTCCTTCTGTTGTGGCATTCAAAGACGGTGAGCGTCAAGTAGGGGAAGTAGCGAAGCGTCAAGCAATCACTAACCCTAACACAATTATGTCAATTAAGCGTCATATCGGAACAGATTATAAAGAAACAATCGATGGTAAAGAGTATTCTCCACAAGAGATTTCTGCAATCATCCTTCAAAAATTAAAGTCTGATGCAGAAGCATACCTTGGCGAGAAAGTAACAAAAGCTGTTATTACAGTTCCTGCTTACTTCAATGATTCACAACGTCAAGCGACAAAAGATGCTGGTAAAATTGCTGGTCTTGAAGTAGAGCGTATTGTCAACGAGCCAACGGCAGCTGCACTTGCATATGGTCTTGAAAAAGAAGAAGATCAAACAATTCTTGTTTATGACCTTGGCGGCGGTACGTTTGACGTGTCAATCCTTGAGCTTGGAGAAGGTTTCTTCGAAGTTAAAGCAACTTCTGGTGACAACAAGCTTGGTGGAGATGACTTTGATGAGGTGATCATCAATCACCTTGTAGACCAATTTAAAAAAGACAACGGAATTGATCTTTCTCAAGATAAAATGGCTATGCAACGTCTAAAAGACGCAGCTGAAAAAGCTAAAAAAGATCTTTCTGGTGTAACGCAAACACAAATTTCATTACCATTCATTACAGCAGATGCTACAGGTCCTAAGCACTTAGAGTTAAGCCTGAGCCGTGCTAAATTTGAAGAATTATCTTCTGATCTTGTAGAGCGTACATTAGGCCCGACTCGCCGTGCGATGCAAGATGCTGGTCTATCTGCAAGCGAGATTGACAAGATCGTTCTAGTTGGTGGATCTACTCGTATTCCTGCAGTACAAGAAGCAATCAAGAAATTAACTGGTAAAGACCCTCATAAAGGAGTTAATCCAGATGAAGTAGTAGCTCTTGGTGCTGCTGTACAAGCTGGTGTATTAACTGGAGATGTAAAAGACGTTGTATTACTTGACGTTACTCCATTATCACTTGGTATTGAGACAATGGGCGGAGTGTTCACAAAATTAATCGACCGTAACACAACGATTCCTACATCTAAATCACAAGTATTCTCAACAGCTGCTGATAACCAGCCGTCTGTAGACATTCATGTGCTACAAGGTGAGCGTGAAATGGCTGCTTACAACAAAACACTTGGCCGTTTCCAATTAACAGATATCCCTCCAGCACCACGCGGAGTTCCTCAAATCGAAGTAACATTCGATATTGATGCGAATGGTATCGTAAATGTTAAAGCAAAAGACCTTGGAACAAATAAAGAGCAATCGATCACGATTACTTCTTCATCAGGTCTATCTGACGAAGAGATCGAAAAAATGGTGAAAGATGCGGAAGCGAACGCTGAGGAAGATAAGAAGCGTCGTGAAGAAGTAGAGCTGCGCAACGAAGCAGATCAATTAGTGTTCACTACTGAAAAGACATTAAAAGATCTTGGCGATAATGTGGAGCAAGAAGAAAAAGATAAAGCAGAAGCGGCAAAAGATAAATTGAAAGCTGCAATCGAAGCTGACAATCTTGAAGAAATCAAAACGGCTAAAGATGAGCTGCAAGAAATTGTTATGGCTCTATCAACAAAGCTTTATGAGCAAGCAGCTCAAGCTGCACAACAAGCAGAAGGTGCTGAAGGTGCAGATGCAAAGCAAGATGATAACGTAGTCGATGCTGATTACGAAGAAGTAAAAGAAGAAGAGAAAAAGTAA
- the dnaJ gene encoding molecular chaperone DnaJ: MSKRDFYEVLGVDQNASVDEVKKAYRKLARKYHPDVNKAPDAEDKFKEVKEAYDTLSDPQKKSHYDQFGHTDPNQGFGGGGAGGFDGFGDIFDMFFGGGGGRRNPNAPRQGADLQYTMTLEFKEAVFGKDTEIEIPREETCQTCTGSGAKPGTKPETCSHCGGAGQLNVEQNTPFGRVVNRRVCHHCDGTGKFIKDKCSTCGGKGKVRKRKKISVKVPAGIDHGQQLRVSGQGEAGVNGGPPGDLFVVFNVKPHEFFERDGDDIYCEMPLTFAQVALGDEIEVPTFNGKVKLKVPAGTQTGTNFRLRGKGVPNVHGRGQGDQHVQVRVVTPKNLTEKEKDMIREFAKMSGGQPDEQNDNFFAKVKRAFKGD; this comes from the coding sequence ATGAGTAAACGTGATTTTTATGAAGTTCTCGGTGTCGATCAAAATGCATCTGTTGATGAAGTGAAAAAAGCTTATCGTAAGCTTGCTCGCAAGTATCATCCAGATGTCAATAAAGCACCGGATGCAGAAGATAAATTTAAAGAAGTAAAAGAAGCCTATGATACATTAAGCGATCCACAAAAGAAGTCACATTATGATCAATTCGGTCACACTGATCCAAACCAAGGCTTTGGCGGCGGCGGAGCTGGCGGCTTTGATGGATTTGGTGATATCTTTGATATGTTCTTTGGAGGCGGAGGCGGTCGCCGCAATCCAAATGCTCCTCGTCAAGGAGCAGACCTTCAGTATACGATGACACTTGAGTTTAAAGAAGCCGTTTTCGGAAAAGATACTGAAATTGAAATTCCTCGTGAAGAAACCTGTCAAACATGTACAGGATCAGGTGCTAAGCCTGGAACGAAGCCTGAAACTTGTTCACACTGCGGCGGGGCTGGACAACTGAATGTGGAGCAGAATACACCATTTGGCCGAGTTGTGAATCGTCGTGTATGTCATCATTGTGACGGAACAGGTAAATTCATTAAGGATAAATGTTCTACTTGCGGCGGAAAAGGAAAAGTCCGCAAGCGTAAAAAGATCAGCGTAAAAGTTCCTGCTGGTATTGATCACGGACAGCAGCTCCGTGTCTCTGGACAAGGAGAAGCTGGTGTAAACGGTGGACCTCCGGGTGACTTATTTGTCGTCTTTAATGTGAAACCGCACGAATTTTTTGAGCGTGACGGGGATGATATTTACTGCGAAATGCCTCTTACATTTGCTCAAGTAGCATTAGGTGACGAGATTGAAGTTCCTACATTTAACGGCAAAGTGAAACTTAAAGTCCCAGCAGGTACGCAAACGGGTACTAACTTCCGTTTACGTGGAAAAGGTGTACCGAACGTACATGGGCGTGGTCAAGGAGATCAACATGTACAAGTACGTGTAGTGACTCCGAAGAACTTAACAGAAAAAGAGAAAGATATGATTCGTGAATTTGCTAAAATGTCAGGCGGACAGCCTGATGAGCAAAATGATAACTTTTTTGCAAAAGTAAAACGTGCGTTTAAAGGCGATTAA